The Lutibacter sp. Hel_I_33_5 genome has a window encoding:
- a CDS encoding outer membrane beta-barrel protein: MKKKVFCALCAIVFSSTIYSQNANFGISAGYNTLTAKIVGATTVKDNFPGIYIGAFAEFTISNKFYVRPEAQINIEFNGNSSFKEYVIPVMFGVRLTEQFSFQLGPYGSIDFGSAVTEDAVDWGVSAGLSYDVNETWFANLRYGHGTRNLNDGTLGVRDISQNHFQIGLGYRL; encoded by the coding sequence ATGAAAAAAAAAGTATTTTGCGCTCTATGCGCCATTGTATTTTCATCCACAATTTATTCCCAAAATGCTAACTTCGGAATTTCCGCTGGTTACAATACACTTACAGCGAAAATTGTAGGTGCAACTACTGTTAAAGATAATTTTCCAGGTATTTATATTGGGGCATTTGCTGAGTTTACTATTTCTAATAAATTTTATGTACGACCAGAAGCTCAAATAAATATTGAATTTAATGGAAATTCTAGCTTTAAAGAATATGTTATTCCAGTTATGTTTGGAGTTCGTTTAACAGAACAATTTAGTTTCCAATTAGGTCCTTACGGAAGTATTGATTTTGGATCAGCTGTAACTGAAGATGCTGTAGATTGGGGAGTAAGTGCTGGTTTGTCTTATGATGTAAATGAAACTTGGTTCGCTAATTTACGTTATGGTCATGGTACAAGAAATTTAAATGATGGAACACTAGGAGTAAGGGATATCTCGCAAAACCATTTCCAAATTGGTTTAGGCTATAGATTATAA
- the aroQ gene encoding type II 3-dehydroquinate dehydratase codes for MRLIIINGPNLNLLGKREPEIYGSESFDDIFNSLKDKYSSIDLEYYQSNIEGEIIDKLHEVGFNYDGVILNAAAYTHTSVGIGDAVKGIETSVVEIHISNIHAREDFRHQSYIAPNAKGVIFGFGVKGYELAIQSFL; via the coding sequence ATGAGACTGATTATAATTAACGGCCCAAACTTAAATTTATTAGGAAAACGTGAACCAGAAATTTATGGTTCAGAATCTTTTGATGATATTTTTAATTCTTTAAAAGATAAATATTCTTCTATTGACTTAGAATATTATCAATCCAACATAGAAGGTGAAATTATTGATAAATTACATGAAGTTGGTTTTAATTATGATGGGGTTATTTTAAATGCAGCTGCATATACTCATACATCTGTTGGTATAGGAGATGCTGTTAAAGGAATTGAAACTTCTGTAGTAGAAATTCATATCTCAAATATTCATGCTAGAGAAGATTTTAGACATCAAAGTTATATTGCACCAAATGCAAAAGGTGTAATTTTCGGTTTTGGTGTTAAAGGATATGAATTAGCTATACAGAGTTTTCTATAG
- a CDS encoding TM2 domain-containing protein: MKKSLTIYTLLFAFLAFSFNANASFPVKKKKEKTEIVNGEKIETTSFSTAFASSGKSQVTALLLCLFLGGIGIHRFYLGYTWQGIVQILTLGGLGIWALIDLVRIITGDLQPKNGSYSKTL, from the coding sequence ATGAAAAAATCACTTACGATTTACACTTTATTATTTGCATTTTTAGCATTTTCATTTAATGCCAATGCATCTTTTCCTGTAAAAAAGAAAAAAGAGAAAACTGAAATTGTTAATGGAGAAAAAATTGAAACAACAAGTTTTTCTACAGCATTTGCTAGTTCAGGAAAAAGCCAAGTTACAGCATTGCTTCTTTGCCTTTTTCTTGGAGGGATCGGGATACACAGATTCTACTTAGGTTATACTTGGCAAGGAATTGTTCAAATCTTAACTCTTGGTGGTTTAGGTATTTGGGCATTAATTGACTTAGTAAGAATTATTACTGGAGATTTACAACCAAAAAACGGTAGCTACTCTAAAACGCTTTAA
- the ftcD gene encoding glutamate formimidoyltransferase, whose translation MNIQLIECVPNISEGRDINKINTIANIVKTVDGVKLLDVDPGKATNRTVITFVGEPENVIEAAFLLIKKASDLIDMTKHTGEHPRFGATDVCPLVPIANISMEETTKYAHKLGVKVGSELGISGYYYENAANSDERKNLAIVRSGEYEGLKEKLSNPKWKPDFGPSKYNTQIEKSGVTAISARDFLVAYNVNLNSTSTRRANAIAFDIRENGRTKLANGKKVLDQNGIPERIPGKLKAVKGIGWFIDEYGIAQISYNLTNISITSMHEAFYETCEAATRRGLRVTGSELVGLVPLQAMLDAADFYLKKQQRSLGISETEKIKIAIKSLGLDDLKPFNPQERIIEYVMNANSDKKLIDFTVKDFAEETASESMAPGGGSISAYVGALGVSLGTMVANLSAHKAGWDDKWEYFSTWAEKGQQYKNDLLFLVDEDTNAFNKIIDGFRMPKSTPEEKEIRARAIEDATKYATEIPFKVMQTAYNSMEVMMEMAKNGLQNSLSDSGVGALCARTAVIGAYFNVRINAKDIKDGEFSKKILSESKDIYEKTIALEQEMITIIDSKI comes from the coding sequence ATGAACATACAACTAATTGAATGTGTACCCAATATTAGTGAAGGACGAGATATTAATAAAATAAATACTATTGCTAATATTGTTAAAACTGTTGATGGCGTTAAGCTTCTAGATGTTGATCCTGGAAAAGCAACAAACAGAACCGTTATAACATTTGTTGGTGAACCTGAGAATGTTATTGAAGCTGCTTTTTTGTTAATAAAAAAGGCCTCTGATTTGATTGATATGACTAAACATACTGGTGAGCATCCAAGGTTTGGAGCAACAGATGTTTGTCCTTTAGTTCCAATAGCAAATATTTCTATGGAAGAAACTACTAAATACGCACATAAACTTGGAGTAAAAGTTGGTTCTGAACTTGGTATTTCTGGTTATTATTATGAAAATGCAGCAAACTCCGATGAAAGAAAAAATTTAGCAATTGTTCGCTCTGGAGAATATGAGGGTTTAAAAGAAAAATTATCTAACCCAAAATGGAAACCAGATTTTGGGCCATCAAAATATAACACTCAAATAGAAAAATCTGGTGTAACTGCAATTTCTGCTAGAGATTTTTTAGTTGCCTATAACGTCAATTTAAACTCTACTTCTACCCGACGTGCAAATGCTATTGCTTTTGATATTCGTGAAAATGGAAGAACAAAATTGGCTAATGGGAAAAAAGTGTTAGATCAAAATGGTATTCCAGAAAGAATTCCAGGGAAATTGAAAGCTGTAAAGGGAATTGGGTGGTTTATTGATGAATATGGTATTGCTCAAATTTCTTACAATCTGACAAATATTAGTATTACTTCAATGCATGAAGCATTTTACGAAACATGTGAAGCTGCTACAAGAAGAGGATTACGAGTTACAGGATCTGAATTAGTAGGGCTAGTTCCATTACAAGCTATGCTAGATGCAGCAGATTTTTACTTAAAGAAACAACAACGTTCTTTAGGGATATCAGAAACTGAAAAAATTAAAATTGCTATAAAATCCTTAGGCTTAGATGATTTAAAACCTTTTAATCCTCAAGAAAGAATTATCGAATATGTTATGAATGCAAATTCTGACAAAAAACTCATTGATTTTACTGTAAAAGATTTTGCTGAAGAAACTGCTTCTGAATCAATGGCACCTGGTGGCGGAAGTATTTCTGCTTATGTTGGCGCATTAGGAGTTTCATTAGGAACAATGGTTGCAAATCTTTCTGCACATAAAGCTGGTTGGGATGATAAATGGGAGTATTTTTCTACTTGGGCAGAAAAAGGACAGCAATATAAAAATGATTTATTGTTCTTAGTTGATGAAGACACAAATGCATTCAATAAAATTATTGACGGATTTAGAATGCCTAAATCGACACCAGAGGAAAAAGAAATAAGGGCAAGAGCTATTGAAGATGCAACAAAATATGCTACCGAAATTCCGTTTAAAGTAATGCAAACTGCTTATAATTCTATGGAAGTTATGATGGAAATGGCTAAAAACGGATTACAAAACTCGTTATCTGATTCTGGTGTGGGAGCACTTTGTGCTAGGACTGCGGTAATTGGAGCTTATTTTAATGTAAGAATTAATGCAAAAGATATTAAAGATGGTGAGTTTTCTAAAAAAATACTTTCTGAATCTAAAGATATTTATGAAAAAACAATTGCTTTAGAACAGGAGATGATTACAATTATTGATAGCAAAATTTAA
- a CDS encoding ABC transporter permease — MKTDKWLFEITPKKNLFDLNLKEIWQYRDLLLLFVKRDIITLYKQTVLGPLWYIIQPLFTSVIFTLVFNNIASIPTDNIPSFLFNLAGITAWNYFKDCLTQTSDTFKKNEQIFGKVYFPRVIMPMSIVVSNLLKFGIQFLIFIGFYLYYVFYTKFTVEVNYNLIYLPVLIISMGALGLGLGMIISSMVTKYRDLTFLVAFGVQLLMYLSAVVYPVEEAVSKMKDFPIAVKIIQYNPMTTIIDSFRKIVFFDGNIHINQILYMVLISLVLFILGLVIFNKTEKTFIDTI, encoded by the coding sequence ATGAAAACTGATAAATGGCTTTTTGAGATTACTCCAAAAAAGAATCTTTTTGATCTTAATCTAAAAGAAATTTGGCAATATAGAGATTTGTTATTACTCTTTGTCAAGAGAGATATTATAACATTATATAAGCAAACTGTTTTAGGACCATTATGGTATATAATTCAACCGTTATTTACTTCGGTAATTTTCACTTTAGTATTTAATAATATAGCTTCAATACCAACAGACAATATTCCTTCTTTTTTATTTAACCTTGCAGGTATTACGGCATGGAATTATTTTAAAGATTGTTTGACACAAACCTCTGATACTTTCAAAAAAAATGAACAAATTTTTGGGAAAGTATATTTTCCACGAGTAATTATGCCAATGTCTATTGTCGTTTCTAATTTGTTGAAATTCGGAATTCAATTTTTAATTTTCATTGGGTTTTATTTATATTATGTTTTTTATACCAAGTTTACTGTTGAAGTAAATTACAACTTAATTTATTTACCTGTTTTAATTATCTCAATGGGGGCTTTAGGATTGGGCCTAGGAATGATAATTTCTTCAATGGTTACAAAATATAGAGATTTAACATTTTTAGTTGCATTTGGTGTACAATTATTAATGTATTTATCAGCAGTTGTATATCCTGTTGAAGAAGCAGTTTCTAAAATGAAAGATTTTCCAATAGCTGTTAAAATTATTCAGTATAATCCAATGACTACCATTATAGATTCATTTAGAAAAATTGTATTTTTTGATGGAAATATCCATATTAATCAAATCTTATATATGGTTTTAATATCTTTAGTATTATTTATATTAGGATTAGTGATTTTTAATAAAACTGAAAAGACCTTTATAGATACGATTTAA
- a CDS encoding ABC transporter ATP-binding protein, which produces MKDDVILKVENLSKQYRLGTIGTGTISHDLNRFIAKIRGKDDPFLKIGESNDRSKKGKSEYVWALKDINFEVKRGEVLGIIGKNGAGKSTLLKILSKVTGPTTGSIKSKGRIASLLEVGTGFHPEMTGKENIFLNGAILGMTKKEINSKLDEIVEFSGCERYIDTPVKRYSSGMKVRLAFAVAAFLEPDILVVDEVLAVGDAEFQKKAIGKMQDISNSDGRTVLFVSHNMASLQSLCSKAVVLENGEIQFTGNVKDSINHYLKQFTESLREVKYQLNNAPGNNFYKFTYAKVCERNKLLVDVIREGEEIEIQFEFYIKKQNQQQLGITFHLQDEMGTLVFVGSSCSELRIIDEGYYREKVVIPKNLMQEGIYSVTRLLLVLNSGTVVCETHNPIQFEILSKDNENFGWKGNKEGAVKPKLNWERLK; this is translated from the coding sequence ATGAAAGATGATGTAATTTTAAAGGTAGAGAATTTATCTAAGCAATATCGTTTAGGAACTATTGGTACTGGTACCATTAGTCATGATTTAAATAGGTTTATTGCTAAAATTAGAGGTAAAGATGATCCTTTTTTAAAAATTGGAGAATCTAATGATCGTTCTAAAAAAGGAAAATCTGAATATGTTTGGGCATTAAAAGATATTAATTTTGAAGTTAAAAGAGGTGAAGTTTTAGGAATAATTGGAAAGAATGGTGCAGGGAAATCTACACTTTTAAAAATTTTATCTAAAGTCACTGGACCTACTACAGGAAGTATAAAGTCTAAAGGAAGAATAGCATCTTTATTAGAAGTTGGAACTGGCTTTCATCCAGAAATGACAGGAAAAGAGAATATCTTTTTGAATGGTGCTATTCTAGGGATGACAAAAAAAGAGATTAACTCTAAACTAGATGAAATTGTTGAATTTTCTGGTTGTGAACGCTATATAGATACACCAGTTAAACGTTACTCAAGCGGAATGAAAGTTCGTTTAGCTTTTGCAGTAGCAGCTTTTTTAGAACCAGATATTTTAGTAGTTGATGAAGTTTTGGCAGTTGGAGATGCTGAGTTTCAAAAGAAAGCTATTGGCAAAATGCAAGATATTTCTAATTCTGATGGGAGAACTGTACTGTTTGTTAGCCATAATATGGCTTCATTACAAAGTTTGTGTTCTAAAGCTGTTGTTCTTGAAAATGGTGAAATTCAATTTACTGGTAATGTTAAAGATTCAATAAATCATTATTTAAAGCAATTTACTGAAAGTTTACGTGAAGTTAAATATCAATTGAATAATGCTCCTGGTAATAATTTTTATAAATTTACATATGCTAAAGTTTGTGAAAGAAATAAACTTTTAGTAGATGTAATTAGAGAAGGAGAAGAAATTGAAATTCAATTTGAATTTTACATAAAAAAACAGAATCAACAACAATTAGGGATAACATTTCATTTGCAAGATGAAATGGGTACTCTAGTTTTTGTTGGTTCTTCTTGCAGTGAATTGAGAATAATTGATGAGGGTTATTATAGAGAAAAGGTTGTTATACCTAAAAACCTTATGCAAGAAGGTATATATTCGGTTACAAGGTTGTTATTGGTGTTAAATAGTGGTACAGTTGTTTGTGAGACGCACAACCCTATACAATTTGAAATTTTATCTAAAGATAATGAAAACTTTGGTTGGAAAGGAAATAAAGAAGGTGCTGTTAAACCAAAGTTAAATTGGGAAAGACTGAAATAA
- a CDS encoding DegT/DnrJ/EryC1/StrS aminotransferase family protein: MKEINVTQTFLPPIKEYIELLSKAWINNWLTNRGDLVLELEKKIKNKLQLEKNLIVTTNGTIPLQMAVKLFGNNKEIITTPFSYVATTSSIVWENCKPVFVDIDPLHLTIDENKIEAAITENTSAILATHVFGNPCDVEKIEKIAKKHNIKVIYDAAHCFGVVYKGKSVFNFGDVSTCSFHATKIFHTGEGGFIISNKDEYADKLFKYHNFGHDGPENFKEIGINGKMSELQAAMGLSILPYIDMIFKERKKIVDYYEENLSSSFLTKILIRKGTIWNYSYYPIIFETENDLLRVVYKLNQKKIFPRRYFNPSLNTLSYLQKKVVMPISEDISRRIICLPLYVGLEEKDLEKIIAIINFELC; encoded by the coding sequence ATGAAAGAAATTAATGTTACACAAACTTTTTTACCTCCAATAAAGGAATATATCGAGTTGTTAAGTAAAGCATGGATTAATAATTGGTTAACAAATAGAGGTGATCTTGTTTTAGAGTTAGAAAAAAAAATAAAAAATAAGTTACAATTAGAAAAGAATCTAATTGTAACAACTAATGGCACAATTCCATTACAGATGGCTGTTAAACTATTTGGAAATAATAAAGAAATAATAACAACTCCATTTAGTTATGTAGCTACAACATCTTCAATTGTTTGGGAGAATTGCAAACCCGTTTTTGTAGATATTGACCCTTTGCATTTAACAATTGATGAAAATAAAATAGAAGCGGCAATTACTGAAAATACAAGTGCAATATTAGCTACTCATGTTTTTGGAAATCCTTGTGATGTGGAAAAAATTGAAAAGATTGCAAAAAAACATAATATTAAGGTTATTTATGATGCTGCGCATTGCTTTGGTGTAGTTTATAAAGGAAAGTCTGTATTTAATTTTGGTGATGTAAGTACTTGTAGTTTTCATGCTACTAAGATCTTTCATACTGGTGAAGGAGGTTTCATTATTTCTAATAAGGATGAATATGCAGATAAACTATTTAAGTATCATAATTTTGGTCATGATGGACCAGAAAACTTTAAAGAAATAGGAATTAATGGTAAAATGTCAGAGTTGCAAGCAGCCATGGGTTTATCTATATTGCCTTATATAGATATGATATTTAAAGAACGAAAAAAAATAGTTGACTATTATGAAGAAAATTTAAGTAGTTCTTTTTTAACTAAAATTTTAATTAGAAAAGGGACAATCTGGAATTATAGTTATTATCCAATTATTTTTGAGACTGAAAATGATTTATTAAGGGTAGTTTACAAATTAAACCAAAAGAAAATATTTCCTAGAAGGTATTTTAACCCTTCATTAAACACCTTAAGTTATTTACAAAAAAAAGTTGTTATGCCAATATCTGAAGATATATCGAGGAGAATAATATGTTTACCCCTCTATGTAGGCTTAGAAGAAAAGGATTTGGAAAAGATAATAGCAATTATAAATTTTGAATTATGCTAA
- a CDS encoding acetyltransferase yields the protein MLIIGACGFAKEVLEVLYQLNKVDDIIFYDDINNYNKDEKIYNSFKILRTLSEAKDYLFHNDSSFTIGIGNPVLRKKTKDKFENIGGVFTSIISPLSRIGHYRNSISVGCNIMTGTVVTSNVKIKEGALINLNCTVGHDCIIGRFVELSPGVNVSGNCVIGDYSTIGTNATILPNITIGKNVVIGAGAVVNKNIPDNVVAVGVPSKIIKQLPKLEI from the coding sequence ATGCTAATTATTGGAGCGTGTGGATTTGCAAAAGAAGTATTAGAGGTTTTATATCAATTGAATAAGGTTGATGATATTATTTTTTATGATGATATAAATAATTACAATAAGGATGAAAAGATTTACAATAGCTTTAAGATTTTAAGAACATTATCTGAAGCTAAAGACTATTTATTTCATAATGATTCTAGTTTTACTATCGGGATTGGTAATCCTGTCTTAAGAAAAAAAACAAAAGACAAATTTGAAAATATTGGAGGGGTATTTACTTCAATTATAAGTCCTCTATCTAGAATTGGACATTACAGAAATTCAATTTCCGTTGGTTGTAATATCATGACAGGGACAGTAGTTACCAGTAATGTAAAAATAAAAGAAGGTGCTTTAATAAATTTAAACTGCACTGTTGGACATGATTGTATTATTGGTCGTTTTGTTGAGCTATCACCTGGTGTAAATGTGTCTGGTAATTGCGTTATTGGAGACTATTCGACAATTGGTACAAATGCAACAATTTTACCAAATATTACAATTGGTAAAAATGTAGTTATTGGAGCAGGAGCGGTTGTTAACAAAAATATTCCTGATAATGTTGTAGCTGTAGGAGTACCTTCAAAAATAATTAAACAGTTGCCTAAGTTAGAAATCTAG
- a CDS encoding glycosyltransferase translates to MKPQITVSVCMITYNHQEYINKAVLSVLKQKCDFEIELILLDDCSTDSTKDVIDIILQNNQNSSRIKYVRQKENIGMMSNFVDALKLCKGKYIALCDGDDYWTDVNKLQKQIQFLETNKEYVACFHNAEKIGIGFNGEKYCNFNYSRDVSKEEIILAGGAIYPTASFFFRNEIDIKEFDLKSRAGDTILIYHLLNKGLFYYFNDIMCVYRKHLNGVYTSIKMDNNKIIEDLKSNIKILIFYRKKYCKKFRPLFNETIQNQLLKISSIKGFEFVIKMRLINLISFYDLCNFIKKKFFKL, encoded by the coding sequence ATGAAACCACAGATTACTGTTAGTGTTTGTATGATTACCTATAATCACCAAGAATATATAAATAAAGCTGTTTTAAGTGTATTAAAACAAAAATGTGATTTTGAAATTGAATTAATCCTCTTGGATGATTGTTCTACAGATTCAACAAAAGATGTTATAGATATAATACTACAAAATAATCAAAATTCTTCTAGAATAAAATATGTAAGACAAAAAGAAAATATTGGTATGATGTCAAATTTTGTTGATGCATTAAAACTCTGTAAAGGTAAATATATAGCTTTGTGCGATGGTGATGACTATTGGACTGACGTTAATAAACTTCAAAAACAAATACAGTTTTTAGAAACCAACAAAGAATACGTAGCATGTTTTCATAATGCAGAAAAAATTGGTATTGGTTTTAATGGAGAAAAGTATTGCAATTTTAATTATTCTAGAGATGTATCTAAAGAAGAAATTATTTTGGCTGGGGGGGCAATTTACCCAACAGCATCATTTTTTTTTAGAAATGAAATTGATATAAAAGAATTTGACTTAAAATCAAGAGCAGGCGATACAATTTTAATTTATCATCTTTTAAATAAAGGATTGTTTTATTATTTTAATGATATTATGTGTGTCTACAGGAAACATTTAAATGGTGTTTACACATCTATTAAAATGGATAACAATAAAATAATTGAAGATTTGAAAAGTAATATAAAAATATTAATATTTTATAGAAAAAAATATTGTAAAAAATTTAGACCTTTATTTAATGAAACCATTCAAAATCAACTGCTTAAAATTTCTAGTATTAAAGGTTTTGAATTTGTAATAAAAATGCGCTTGATTAATTTAATTAGTTTTTATGACTTATGTAATTTTATAAAAAAAAAATTTTTTAAACTATAA
- a CDS encoding methyltransferase domain-containing protein yields the protein MKKKIKNILKVSLFSIYENYKKKRNYKICIKNRDQLINLYFKTSKNKKLQIGCGSNLLKGWLNTDLNYSKEIAFLDAGDVFSFNSNTYDFIYSEHLFEHLKVAQQLNMLNESFRVLKKGGVMRIAMPSLDFLFNLYSNSDNYKNKNYVDWAVKNVVNLKIVNELVDDKSQHYKYVINNFFKAWGHQILHNYTSIESLALQCGFSNVKECRIGESEYVSLQGIEKHGTIIPAHINEIETFVVELTK from the coding sequence ATGAAAAAAAAAATAAAAAATATATTAAAAGTATCTTTGTTTTCAATATATGAAAATTATAAAAAAAAGAGAAACTATAAGATATGTATTAAAAATAGAGATCAATTAATCAATTTATACTTTAAAACATCTAAAAATAAAAAATTACAAATTGGTTGCGGTTCAAATTTATTAAAAGGATGGTTAAATACTGATTTAAATTATAGTAAAGAGATTGCATTTTTAGATGCTGGAGATGTTTTTTCTTTTAACTCCAATACTTATGATTTTATATATTCGGAGCATCTTTTTGAACATTTAAAAGTAGCACAACAATTAAATATGTTAAATGAAAGTTTTAGAGTATTAAAAAAAGGTGGAGTAATGAGAATTGCCATGCCTTCACTTGACTTTTTGTTTAACCTTTATAGTAATTCTGATAATTATAAAAACAAAAATTATGTAGATTGGGCTGTGAAAAACGTTGTCAATTTAAAAATTGTAAATGAGTTAGTTGATGATAAATCTCAACATTATAAATATGTTATTAATAACTTTTTTAAAGCATGGGGACATCAAATATTACATAATTACACAAGTATTGAAAGTCTTGCATTACAATGTGGTTTTTCTAATGTTAAAGAATGTCGTATAGGTGAGAGCGAATATGTAAGTTTACAAGGTATTGAAAAACATGGAACAATTATTCCTGCGCATATAAATGAGATTGAAACATTTGTAGTCGAATTAACTAAATAG
- a CDS encoding glycosyltransferase family 2 protein, with product MNDQKVSIIMATFNRAHFIIETLLSIKNQSYLNWECLIIDDGGTDGTAEIIKPFLDSDSRFQYYKRIAKYKKGLPGCRNYGLDLAIGGYIVFFDDDDIVHPENLQTCTNELLSSKIHFCRYLRSVFIGGFKYTFDDRKEYSRFIITVRDIESIVNNTLPFNSCAVVWKKECFENNRFNETLMYAEEWELYTRIIATGKFVGVSIDKNLFYGRKHEKSNTGEFYVNNPVRRKSKIDAVLLISKNLRDNNILTKSLLRYFIQISLSFKEYDLFKRLIDGIKIKGLKKISWQLFYITLPFKLQLHKLKNKWKKKY from the coding sequence ATGAATGATCAAAAAGTTTCGATTATAATGGCTACTTTTAATCGAGCTCATTTTATAATAGAGACCCTTCTTTCTATAAAAAATCAATCTTATTTAAACTGGGAATGTCTAATAATTGATGATGGAGGAACAGACGGAACTGCTGAAATAATTAAACCTTTTTTAGACTCTGATTCACGATTTCAATACTATAAAAGAATAGCAAAATATAAAAAGGGGCTACCAGGCTGTCGAAATTATGGTTTAGATTTGGCTATTGGAGGTTATATTGTTTTTTTTGATGATGATGATATTGTTCATCCAGAAAATTTACAAACATGTACAAATGAATTATTAAGTTCAAAAATTCATTTTTGTAGATATTTAAGAAGTGTATTTATTGGAGGTTTTAAATATACTTTTGATGATAGGAAAGAATACAGTAGGTTCATAATAACAGTAAGAGATATTGAAAGTATTGTAAATAATACTTTGCCGTTCAATTCTTGTGCTGTAGTTTGGAAAAAAGAGTGTTTTGAGAATAACAGGTTTAATGAAACTTTAATGTATGCAGAAGAATGGGAGTTATATACAAGAATTATTGCAACAGGAAAATTTGTTGGTGTTTCTATTGATAAAAACCTTTTTTATGGTAGAAAACACGAAAAATCAAACACAGGTGAGTTCTATGTGAATAACCCAGTTAGAAGAAAATCAAAAATAGATGCAGTTTTGCTAATTTCAAAGAATTTAAGAGATAATAATATTTTAACTAAAAGTTTATTAAGATATTTTATTCAAATTTCTTTGAGTTTTAAAGAGTATGATTTATTTAAAAGGTTAATTGATGGAATTAAAATTAAAGGATTAAAAAAAATTAGCTGGCAATTGTTTTATATAACATTACCTTTCAAACTACAATTACATAAACTGAAAAATAAATGGAAAAAAAAGTATTGA
- the wecB gene encoding non-hydrolyzing UDP-N-acetylglucosamine 2-epimerase codes for MEKKVLIVFGTRPEAIKMAPVVKELKNIDSLNTAVCVTAQHREMLDQVLDFFKITPDYDLDLMKPNQTLNELSSRIFSKIDVVLNNFKPNLVLVHGDTTTSTIVALASFNRQIKVAHVEAGLRTYNKSAPFPEEINRQITGRITDYHFAPTKNAANNLINNENVNPKKVYITGNTVIDALFWGIKNINDKRLEISKLESKTDKTKKLILVTGHRRENFGKKFESFCNALLTISKRNDIQIIYPVHLNPRVQSPVTKILKNIENVLLIKPLDYEVFIWLMNKSYLIITDSGGIQEEAPSLKKPVLVTREVTERQEAVESNLVKLVGTNKKLIINETIKLLDSKEEYNKMISADNPYGDGKASKRIKNIINSL; via the coding sequence ATGGAAAAAAAAGTATTGATTGTATTTGGTACGAGACCAGAAGCTATAAAAATGGCGCCAGTTGTAAAAGAATTGAAAAATATTGATTCTCTTAATACTGCCGTTTGTGTTACTGCACAACACAGAGAAATGTTAGATCAAGTACTAGATTTTTTTAAAATTACTCCTGATTATGATTTAGACTTAATGAAGCCTAACCAAACTTTAAACGAATTAAGTAGTAGAATTTTTTCAAAAATAGACGTTGTTTTAAATAACTTTAAACCAAATTTAGTTTTAGTTCATGGAGATACAACAACAAGTACCATAGTTGCTTTAGCTTCATTTAATAGACAAATTAAAGTAGCTCATGTTGAAGCTGGTTTAAGAACGTATAATAAAAGTGCTCCTTTTCCGGAAGAAATCAATAGACAAATTACAGGAAGAATAACTGATTATCATTTTGCTCCTACAAAAAATGCAGCCAACAATCTAATTAATAATGAAAATGTAAACCCTAAAAAAGTTTATATAACAGGTAATACAGTAATAGATGCTTTATTTTGGGGAATAAAAAATATAAACGATAAGAGATTAGAAATATCAAAGTTAGAATCAAAAACTGATAAAACAAAAAAACTAATTTTAGTTACAGGTCATAGAAGGGAAAATTTTGGAAAAAAGTTTGAATCTTTTTGTAATGCACTTTTAACCATATCAAAAAGAAATGATATTCAAATTATTTATCCTGTACATCTAAATCCAAGAGTTCAATCTCCTGTAACTAAAATTTTAAAAAATATAGAGAATGTGCTATTAATAAAACCTTTAGATTATGAGGTTTTTATTTGGTTAATGAACAAATCTTATTTAATTATTACAGATAGTGGTGGAATTCAAGAGGAAGCACCTTCTTTAAAAAAACCAGTTTTGGTTACTAGAGAAGTTACAGAAAGACAAGAAGCTGTAGAATCTAATTTGGTTAAATTAGTTGGAACAAATAAAAAATTAATTATTAATGAAACTATTAAATTATTGGATAGTAAAGAAGAGTATAATAAGATGATTTCAGCTGATAATCCATATGGAGATGGAAAAGCATCTAAAAGAATAAAGAATATAATTAATTCTCTATGA